A single window of Flavobacteriales bacterium DNA harbors:
- a CDS encoding DUF1736 domain-containing protein — protein sequence MQKRAFLVLGLIAMLAYLPTLWNGYALDDFLFVVHNTDVQQGWSAIPTILTTNFSHGADGFNDGLYRPIAPVTWAIEHALTGDVPFVGHLLNVLLFGLCTAQLFLFLKDWLGVHQRLLPYAAVLIFALHPIHTEAVANIKGRDEILALLFVVLAARQMLRYHRHGGIKHLLYSACWFVCAFLSKESALTAVVTLPVLMWGTPGLITGRKKIVFSWMALGIAGVALYAWRTHVIHGMDRPLDAGLNSLLNNSIAGKNSMFDRLPSAAWLQLLYFRKMIWPVSLSHDYSYNAIPALGWTDAKAWIGLLFTGTALVLSCLGARRKGVWGTAALFYFVSLAVVGNLFMLIGATFAERFLFMPSLGFSVAAGYAILHIGRKVDMQLRDIRSVFQCAPLKAWLFSILLLSATVMTMMRCMEWKNNMSLFSADVVKQPNSARIQYNYGTECYRLAAKGDANFVRPAIQHLARAVTIYPAYLDGWSNLGLAYSLVPAHDSAIACFRQAIRIDPRYQKAHYNMGLIAFQAKDYRQALEGFLGYNKKADDAAVMHYIGLSYGYLGQVQEGLPYLLRAAELSPQNGLVMKDIGVAYGYMKEYEASLAYSRKALELTPDDRAIYANMALTYRAMGDEGNYQRYMQMSRK from the coding sequence ATGCAGAAACGTGCTTTTCTGGTGTTGGGATTGATTGCCATGTTGGCTTATCTGCCCACCCTATGGAATGGTTATGCATTGGATGATTTCCTGTTTGTTGTTCATAACACGGATGTACAGCAGGGGTGGAGCGCAATTCCCACCATCCTTACCACCAATTTTAGTCATGGAGCAGACGGTTTCAATGACGGACTCTACCGGCCGATAGCGCCTGTAACCTGGGCCATTGAGCATGCATTAACGGGTGATGTGCCTTTTGTCGGCCACCTTTTGAATGTGCTGTTGTTCGGTTTGTGTACCGCACAATTGTTCCTGTTTCTTAAAGATTGGCTGGGAGTGCATCAACGGTTGTTGCCGTATGCGGCTGTTCTGATTTTTGCCCTGCATCCGATTCACACGGAGGCCGTGGCCAATATCAAGGGGCGGGATGAGATCCTGGCATTGTTGTTTGTTGTATTGGCTGCCCGGCAAATGTTGCGATATCACCGACACGGAGGCATAAAGCATTTGCTGTATTCGGCGTGCTGGTTTGTGTGTGCATTCCTGTCGAAAGAAAGCGCACTCACTGCGGTGGTCACTCTTCCGGTGCTGATGTGGGGTACACCCGGATTGATAACGGGGAGGAAAAAGATCGTCTTTTCATGGATGGCGTTGGGTATTGCCGGAGTGGCTCTGTATGCATGGCGCACCCATGTGATTCATGGCATGGATCGCCCTCTGGACGCAGGCCTCAACAGTCTGCTGAACAATTCAATTGCGGGAAAGAATTCCATGTTCGATCGGTTGCCGTCCGCTGCCTGGCTCCAACTCCTGTACTTCCGGAAGATGATCTGGCCGGTGTCACTGAGTCATGATTACTCCTACAATGCCATTCCGGCACTGGGGTGGACAGATGCAAAGGCATGGATTGGCTTGTTGTTTACAGGAACAGCGCTTGTTTTGTCTTGCCTTGGTGCAAGGAGAAAAGGAGTATGGGGAACTGCCGCCTTGTTCTATTTTGTATCACTTGCCGTAGTGGGAAATCTGTTTATGCTGATCGGTGCCACATTTGCTGAAAGGTTTCTGTTTATGCCTTCCCTGGGATTTTCCGTGGCTGCCGGCTATGCGATCCTTCATATCGGCAGGAAGGTGGATATGCAACTCCGGGATATCAGATCGGTTTTTCAATGTGCCCCTCTGAAGGCATGGTTGTTTTCCATCCTGCTTTTGTCAGCAACTGTGATGACAATGATGAGATGTATGGAATGGAAGAACAACATGTCTTTGTTCTCTGCGGACGTTGTGAAGCAACCGAACAGCGCGCGCATTCAATACAATTATGGTACTGAGTGCTACAGGCTCGCCGCAAAGGGAGATGCAAACTTTGTCAGGCCTGCGATACAACATCTTGCACGTGCCGTAACCATTTACCCAGCATACCTTGATGGATGGTCGAACCTCGGACTGGCCTATTCGCTGGTACCGGCTCATGACTCGGCAATTGCATGTTTCAGGCAGGCCATACGTATTGATCCGAGGTATCAGAAAGCCCATTATAACATGGGGTTGATAGCCTTTCAGGCAAAGGACTACCGTCAGGCGCTGGAAGGTTTCCTTGGGTACAACAAGAAGGCAGATGATGCCGCTGTTATGCACTACATCGGGTTGAGTTACGGATACCTCGGGCAGGTGCAGGAAGGACTTCCGTATCTGCTTCGTGCGGCAGAGCTGTCACCGCAAAACGGTTTGGTCATGAAAGACATCGGCGTGGCCTATGGATACATGAAAGAATACGAGGCTTCCCTGGCTTATTCGAGGAAAGCCCTGGAGTTGACGCCGGATGATCGGGCCATATATGCAAACATGGCCCTGACATACAGGGCCATGGGGGATGAGGGGAATTACCAGCGCTACATGCAGATGTCGCGCAAATGA
- a CDS encoding outer membrane lipoprotein carrier protein LolA codes for MNNKIITLSATAILTGLFSLAQAQDDGDVRDPKAKKILDEVSAQTSAYTDISAHFTYTLENKESDIHDSQDGEIIIKGSKYNLKIAGREIIFDGKHMWTIMPTDEEVTKSLPDKDAFSPADMFKTYEEGWKFRYIKKAKEGNVDVDLIDLVPKNGDKSFSRVRLSIDGAKKRVVKAYFFGKDGSSYIYELKDMKSNQNVPDSKFMFDPKAHPDYDVTDLTE; via the coding sequence ATGAACAACAAGATCATCACACTCAGTGCCACCGCTATTCTCACAGGACTGTTTTCCCTTGCTCAAGCACAGGACGACGGCGACGTACGGGACCCAAAAGCAAAAAAGATCCTCGACGAAGTGAGCGCGCAAACCAGCGCCTATACAGACATCAGCGCACACTTCACCTACACACTCGAGAACAAGGAAAGCGACATACATGACTCCCAGGACGGGGAGATCATCATCAAAGGCAGCAAATACAACCTGAAAATCGCCGGCCGTGAAATTATTTTTGATGGAAAGCATATGTGGACCATCATGCCCACCGATGAAGAAGTGACAAAAAGCCTGCCCGATAAGGACGCATTCAGTCCGGCAGACATGTTCAAGACGTATGAAGAAGGATGGAAGTTCCGCTACATCAAAAAAGCGAAGGAAGGCAATGTGGATGTAGACCTCATCGACCTGGTACCGAAGAACGGCGACAAAAGTTTCTCAAGGGTACGACTCAGCATTGACGGTGCGAAGAAACGTGTCGTGAAAGCCTATTTCTTCGGAAAAGACGGTAGTTCATACATCTATGAACTGAAAGACATGAAGTCGAATCAGAACGTACCCGACAGCAAGTTCATGTTCGATCCCAAAGCCCATCCGGATTACGATGTTACCGACCTGACCGAATAG